In a genomic window of Rhinoderma darwinii isolate aRhiDar2 chromosome 10, aRhiDar2.hap1, whole genome shotgun sequence:
- the LOC142661385 gene encoding uncharacterized protein LOC142661385: MDVLLMELIRRAESEGGENWLRQCLAAAPSREDAGRSELTGLEDDIEEAVSPAGSSLEVPSSAAAKRRKSAAESSLRVERSSGRSLQVPELERRRPTVSSKKVAHSAGSAPQVPAPLANPLARSLVRERETACWSAIPSCSKDGVEDTAEAPASLVLEAAQDFSSELQPRKRSRKTRVAYSPPPPVSRRRRGSRSQLSCQQVSPGFTGTQQDVAGAVPDPGQVEQSAR, translated from the exons ATGGATGTCCTGCTGATGGAGCTGATCAGAAGAGCGGAGTCGGAAGGAGGAGAAAACTGGCTGAGGCAATGCCTAGCAGCAGCGCCGTCGAGGGAGGACGCGGGAAGAAGCGAACTTACTGGGCTGGAAGACGACATAGAGGAAGCAGTGTCTCCTGCTGGGTCGTCGCTGGAGGTGCCGTCATCAGCTGCAGCCAAGAGGAGGAAGTCTGCAGCAGAGTCATCACTGAGGGTGGAGCGCAGTTCCGGACGttcgctccaggtgccggagcttGAGAGAAGGCGGCCGACCGTGTCATCAAAGAAGGTGGCGCACAGTGCCGGAAGTGCGCCGCAAGTGCCGGCGCCGTTGGCTAACCCGCTGGCCAGAAGTTTAGTCAGAGAACGGGAGACAGCATGTTGGTCGGCTATCCCCTCCTGCTCCAAGGATGGTGTGGAGGACAcagctgaagcgccggcctcactgGTTTTAGAGGCGGCGCAGGACTTTTCTTCAGAGCTGCAACCGAGGAAGAGGAGCCGGAAGACTAGGGTGGCTTATTCTCCACCCCCGCCAGTATCAAGGAGAAGAAGAGGTTCCAGGAGTCAGCTTTCCTGTCAGCAAGTTTCCCCAGGATTTACAGGCACGCAGCAGGATGTAGCAGGAGCAGTGCCCGACCCAGGACAGGTGGAACAGAGTG CCCGGTGA